A stretch of the Gracilinanus agilis isolate LMUSP501 chromosome 4, AgileGrace, whole genome shotgun sequence genome encodes the following:
- the LOC123247432 gene encoding alpha-1,3-mannosyl-glycoprotein 4-beta-N-acetylglucosaminyltransferase-like protein MGAT4E, translating to MLYSTQCSVLAFFALIFLGCLFSLGTTTNENQILLLSNSTTGVTLIRDSTRCHLHCTLTMQEEKKLLAWMIAQEQITSVSKSHQKTFKEMQIPFKLSNASYQQLAGTLLRKNKLLNIGLFKQHFQGNYLMSILKSLFQASSSDKQKGILVLVRLTALDTDNVKIFSPQILEGQFLVIHFLSTVYPPVTALKTSFSEAYPSMVQLNENMAHVLFMNFASNFSVYFLMIEDNVHCLPTSITCMWRKVVTWEKDDWLLMEFSTWGFAGKFLHSSDFPWLVRFFFLYREASPEVFLYHFQKLLAQNNSIQFSPFFFHQMSFFSKDRFNRLGYKSFTMEIPNNPPATVYSDLQILNNVSLQKAYIPREEGVFWALESKAGNHPNVFLAKAATITQGQVLTGRDQDNNEKMKDEKVQLYYDAKEELKFCTHYLLGLLVNGKLDYKIWNKKTGNNMSCLKLVMSTSQHCRIKI from the exons ATGCTTTATTCCACTCAATGTTCTGTCCTGGCCTTTTTTGCCTTGATTTTCCTGGGGTGCCTCTTCAGCCTGGGAACTACCACAAATGAAAACCAGATCCTG ctcctctccaactccACCACGGGAGTCACCTTAATCAGAGACTCAACAAGATGCCATCTGCACTGCACCCTCACAATGCAG GAGGAAAAGAAACTCTTGGCTTGGATGATTGCTCAGGAACAGATCACGTCTGTGAGCAAGAGCCACCAGAAGACCTTTAAAGAAATGCAGATCCCTTTCAAGCTTAGTAATGCTTCTTATCAACAGCTGGCTGGAACTCTGCTCAGAAAGAACA AGCTACTGAATATAGGTCTGTTTAAGCAGCATTTCCAGGGCAACTACCTCATGAGTATCTTGAAGTCACTGTTCCAAGCTTCCTCCAGTGACAAGCAGAAGGGTATCCTAGTGCTGGTGCGCTTAACTGCCCTTGACACTGACAATGTCAAGATCTTCAGTCCACAAATACTGGAAGGGCAGTTTCTGGTGATCCATTTCTTGTCTACTGTCTATCCTCCTGTGACAGCCCTGAAAACCAGCTTCAGTGAGGCCTACCCCAGTATGGTCCAATTGAATGAGAATATGGCCCATGTTTTATTCATGAACTTTGCTTCCAACTTCTCTGTCTATTTCCTGATGATTGAAGATAATGTCCACTGTTTGCCCACTTCTATCACATGCATGTGGAGAAAGGTAGTGACTTGGGAGAAAGATGACTGGCTGCTAATGGAATTCTCAACATGGGGTTTTGCTGGCAAATTCTTGCACTCTAGTGACTTCCCCTGGTTGGTTCGATTCTTCTTCCTCTACAGGGAAGCATCCCCTGAAGTGTTTCTCTATCACTTCCAAAAGCTGCTGGCCCAGAACAATTCCATCCAATTCAGCCCCTTCTTCTTCCATCAAATGAGCTTCTTCAGTAAGGACAGGTTCAACAGACTAGGATACAAGTCATTCACAATGGAGATACCCAACAACCCACCTGCAACTGTCTACAGTGATTTACAgattttaaataatgtttctcTCCAAAAGGCCTATATTCCAAGGGAGGAAGGGGTCTTCTGGGCACTGGAGTCTAAGGCTGGCAACCATCCAAATGTGTTCTTGGCCAAGGCAGCCACCATAACCCAGGGGCAGGTGTTGACAGGCAGAGACCAGGATAACAATGAGAAGATGAAGGATGAAAAAGTACAATTATACTATGATGCCAAGGAAGAGCTCAAATTCTGTACTCATTACCTTCTGGGGCTACTGGTAAATGGGAAGCTGGACTATAAGATATGGAATAAAAAGACAGGGAACAATATGAGCTGCCTGAAGCTAGTAATGAGTACCTCTCAACACTGCAGAATAAAGATCTAG
- the LOC123245730 gene encoding alpha-1,3-mannosyl-glycoprotein 4-beta-N-acetylglucosaminyltransferase C-like: protein MLLSNQLYVFVLTGSVLLSIFSSLGTTSNIKEDQVLEENLTWPIAQAYVTSGNLLRTFKEWKNSSDLFHNVSYQRVAGTLSQKKKLLTIGLSSIQGRYLMSTLQSVYNASSKGELRYFTVLVHLSDPDSNSLKQMIININRLFALQIQAGQLLVIHTPLVPYHTLRSLRTNISESLVSPVLFKQIVDYAFLMNFATNLSNYFLLMEDNIHCSPNFITNIKRALMIWEGRPWVIMEFSKLGFTGKLCHSSDLPHLASFFLYYQSMSPEKLFPSFYKMLAQKNAIQFSPSLFHPIDFSVHEDNFSSKKPFHEVSSLKPKDEFQERDFGKPDNPPAFIYTDMQIFKDYLPEKAYSLEEDFFWALDPMEGNHLTVILKEPTKIRRVQVVTGSEDDLVFLLRGKVELGYNPNENNKDCVRYILLGTLQNGKFDHKMLSEEMENRASCLKLVVTTTQDDWIVIKHIKIWAA from the exons ATGCTGCTTTCTAATCAGCTCTATGTCTTTGTGCTAACTGGCTCAGTGCTTCTCAGTATCTTCagcagtttgggaaccactagcaACATTAAGGAAGATCAAGTCCTA GAGGAAAACTTGACTTGGCCGATAGCCCAGGCGTATGTCACATCAGGGAACCTCTTGAGGACGTTTAAAGAATGGAAGAACAGCTCAGACCTATTCCATAATGTCTCCTACCAACGCGTGGCTGGAACTCTGTCCCAAAAGAAGA AACTCCTGACTATAGGACTGTCCTCCATACAGGGAAGATACCTCATGAGTACTCTgcagtctgtgtacaatgcttCCTCCAAGGGCGAATTGAGGTACTTCACAGTACTGGTCCACCTCTCCGATCCTGACTCAAACTCTCTCAAACAGATGATCATCAACATTAACAGGCTCTTTGCCCTGCAAATCCAGGCAGGGCAGCTGCTGGTAATCCATACCCCACTTGTTCCCTATCACACCTTGAGGAGCCTGAGAACCAACATTAGTGAGTCCCTCGTCAGCCCTGTCCTATTTAAACAGATTGTAGACTATGCCTTCCTCATGAACTTTGCTACCAACCTCTCCAATTACTTTCTGTTGATGGAGGACAATATCCACTGTTCTCCCAACTTCATCACCAACATAAAAAGGGCACTGATGATCTGGGAGGGTAGGCCCTGGGTGATAATGGAATTCTCTAAGCTGGGCTTCACAGGCAAGCTCTGCCACTCCAGTGACCTTCCTCATCtggcctctttctttctctactaTCAGAGTATGTCTCCTGAGAAGCTCTTCCCTAGCTTCTACAAGATGCTAGCCCAGAAAAATGCCATCCAATTTAGTCCATCACTCTTTCATCCCATAGACTTCTCTGTCCATGAAG ACAACTTTTCTTCTAAGAAACCCTTTCATGAAGTCAGCTCCTTAAAACCAAAGGATGAGTTCCAAGAGAGGGACTTTGGGAAGCCTGACAACCCACCTGCATTCATCTATACTGACATGCAGATTTTTAAAGACTATCTTCCTGAGAAAGCCTATAGCCTAGAAGAGGATTTCTTTTGGGCCCTGGACCCTATGGAAGGCAACCACTTGACTGTGATTTTGAAGGAGCCAACTAAGATAAGACGAGTGCAAGTTGTGACAGGCTCAGAAGATGATCTAGTGTTCTTACTTAGGGGAAAAGTAGAACTGGGATATAATCCCAATGAAAATAACAAAGACTGTGTTCGTTACATCCTACTTGGAACACTACAGAATGGGAAATTCGATCATAAAATGCTGTCTGAAGAGATGGAGAACAGGGCAAGCTGCCTGAAACTAGTGGTAACAACCACCCAGGACGACTGGATTGTGATCAAGCATATAAAGATCTGGGCAGCCTGA